Proteins from a single region of Ziziphus jujuba cultivar Dongzao chromosome 1, ASM3175591v1:
- the LOC107430662 gene encoding protein OSB2, chloroplastic, producing the protein MNTLCRSVAQRAFAKERLPSLQSYHHYYSTAAAKPRYRATKTMTSQRSPPSSPPSPPEQTTYTLSSPSRGAKAAQSSASSFLSSSEVILKRPSEIPFQAKVANSVQLIGYIPKPVHFQTTHDGKPWASTTITTQRPSSTSTDSALWIPIIFEGDLAHIAACHVKENDYVYITGQLSKHHPWRNANQGEASVQVMVQNLNFVEASSPMVKDSVHNIEEEVTSCDSDSGKEDGDTALSPWRDLLDNPKEWSDYRSKKRDGLVKPKYPDFKRKDGSQAIWLNSAPKWVLSKLEGLEFGNQIKNSKGTKQSKDVLWKDLVDNPDKWWDNRQDKFKESQPDFKHKENGEVLWLNSSPAWALSKLPPPRPPRKAVATGKRETLPS; encoded by the exons ATGAATACGCTTTGTCGTTCAGTCGCGCAAAGAGCATTTGCAAAAGAACGCCTTCCTTCTTTGCAATCTTACCACCACTACTACTCCACAGCAGCTGCTAAACCTCGTTATAGGGCTACCAAAACAATGACGTCTCAGCGTTCTCCTCCTTcttctcctccttctcctcctgAACAGACTACGTATACTCTGTCTTCTCCTTCCAGAGGAGCCAAAGCAGCCCAGAGTTCAGCTTCTTCCTTTTTATCATCGTCGGAGGTGATATTGAAGAGGCCCAGCGAGATTCCATTCCAGGCCAAGGTTGCTAATTCGGTTCAATTGATTGGTTACATCCCTAAGCCTGTTCATTTCCAAACCACTCATGATGGCAAGCCTTGGGCTTCCACAACTATCACCACCCAACGCCCTTCTTCTACTTCTACTGACTCTGCTCTTTG GATTCCAATAATATTTGAGGGTGACTTGGCTCATATTGCCGCTTGCCATGTGAAAGAAAACGATTATGTCTACATAACTGGACAATTGAGTAAACATCATCCTTGGAGGAATGCTAACCAGGGTGAAGCCAGTGTTCAG gTTATGGTGCAAAACCTCAACTTTGTTGAGGCATCTTCTCCAATGGTTAAGGACTCTGTTCATAACATTGAAGAAGAAGTGACCTCTTGTGACTCTG ACAGTGGAAAGGAAGATGGGGATACTGCATTGAGTCCTTGGAGAGATCTTCTTGATAATCCAAAAGAATGGTCTGATTATCGTAGTAAAAAGCGTGATGGATTG GTGAAACCAAAGTATCCTGATTTCAAACGTAAGGATGGTAGTCAGGCAATCTGGCTTAACAGTGCACCAAAGTGGGTTTTATCAAAACTTGAAGGACTGGAGTTTGgtaatcaaattaaaaactcCAAAGGAACAAAGCAGTCCAAAG ATGTTTTGTGGAAAGACTTGGTGGACAACCCAGATAAATGGTGGGACAATAGACAGGATAAG TTCAAGGAAAGTCAGCCAGACTTCAAGCACAAAGAAAATGGTGAAGTGCTATGGCTCAACAGTTCACCAGCTTGGGCTCTATCTAAGTTGCCACCTCCAAGACCACCGAGGAAAGCTGTGGCTACTGGCAAGAGGGAAACACTTCCCTCCTGA